The Hymenobacter baengnokdamensis genome includes a region encoding these proteins:
- a CDS encoding LytR/AlgR family response regulator transcription factor yields the protein MSFSSPEVDGLTPAPLRCLIVDDDPLSVQIVQNCIANTPFLEASGACSSAIEAAEILRTQAFDVLFLDIEMPLMSGLDLLRSLPEAPQVVLITSSQSYAVQAFEFAVADYLLKPLSYPRFLQAAQKVLETITAQRTAADPDTQAAPIGSNPEFTFVKVDTKLVRVDFADIYYVEALGDYVHLVTTRSKLIVYSTMRAIEEKFPPQRFVRVHRSFIINIDYVQALEDNSLLIKEKYIPVGQTYMRGLLQRLNKL from the coding sequence ATGTCCTTTTCTTCTCCCGAAGTTGATGGCCTCACCCCGGCTCCGTTGCGTTGCCTCATTGTTGACGACGACCCCTTGTCAGTACAGATAGTGCAGAACTGCATTGCCAATACCCCTTTTTTAGAAGCATCCGGGGCGTGCAGCAGTGCCATTGAAGCCGCCGAGATTCTTCGCACGCAGGCCTTCGACGTATTATTTCTGGACATAGAGATGCCCCTGATGTCGGGCCTCGACCTACTCCGCTCGCTGCCGGAGGCCCCGCAGGTGGTGCTCATTACCAGTAGCCAGTCGTATGCCGTGCAGGCTTTCGAATTTGCCGTGGCCGATTACCTGCTTAAGCCGTTGAGCTACCCGCGCTTTTTGCAGGCAGCCCAGAAAGTGCTCGAAACTATTACGGCCCAGCGAACGGCGGCCGACCCCGATACGCAGGCGGCGCCCATAGGCTCCAACCCCGAATTCACTTTCGTAAAGGTTGATACTAAGCTCGTTCGGGTCGATTTTGCCGACATTTACTATGTTGAAGCCCTGGGTGATTACGTGCACCTGGTTACTACCCGTAGCAAGCTTATTGTCTACAGTACCATGCGGGCCATTGAGGAGAAGTTTCCGCCCCAGCGCTTTGTGCGGGTGCACCGTTCTTTCATCATCAATATCGACTATGTGCAGGCGCTGGAAGACAACTCCCTGCTGATTAAGGAGAAATATATTCCGGTGGGCCAAACGTACATGCGCGGCCTGCTGCAACGCCTCAACAAGCTGTAG
- a CDS encoding PKD domain-containing protein, producing MPFAASFSPVLVWLRGALAVVALLSMPAVVAAQATPTDSAATQAAACGPLQPVELCVDFDASRSLDPGAGPLEYRWNMGDGTTLTGLKITHCYATRAHYQVVLDVVVPATGEVRRAEKTFDVDLLRKPVLNFSVGPALRVRAGQAVAFDALDSVLPDCQSVVVIWDFRDGFTQQGRRVEHSFRKPGHFPVRMSLRGYGPGACAASNCVSQEVIVEP from the coding sequence GTGCCTTTTGCCGCTTCCTTTTCGCCTGTTCTTGTTTGGCTGCGGGGTGCCCTGGCAGTGGTAGCGCTGCTGAGTATGCCAGCCGTAGTGGCCGCCCAAGCTACCCCGACAGACTCTGCTGCAACTCAGGCGGCTGCCTGCGGCCCTTTGCAACCCGTTGAGCTATGCGTTGATTTTGATGCCAGCCGCTCGCTAGACCCCGGCGCCGGCCCCCTGGAGTACCGCTGGAATATGGGCGATGGTACTACGCTCACGGGCCTGAAAATCACGCACTGCTACGCCACTCGGGCCCACTACCAGGTGGTGCTCGATGTAGTGGTGCCGGCCACCGGCGAAGTGCGCCGCGCCGAAAAAACCTTCGACGTGGATTTGCTGCGCAAGCCGGTGCTCAATTTTAGCGTGGGCCCCGCGCTTCGGGTACGGGCCGGGCAGGCAGTAGCATTCGATGCGCTGGACTCGGTATTGCCCGACTGTCAATCGGTAGTGGTCATCTGGGATTTTCGCGATGGCTTTACCCAGCAGGGGCGGCGCGTCGAGCACAGCTTCCGCAAGCCCGGGCACTTTCCAGTGCGCATGAGCCTGCGCGGCTACGGCCCCGGAGCCTGCGCCGCCAGCAACTGCGTCAGCCAGGAAGTTATCGTGGAGCCTTAG
- a CDS encoding ABC transporter substrate-binding protein has product MALPNQNAIDVANLLHVSLLQVDYKSNRYAPALAQSLPQVTLMGDSLTSLDYHLRPAAAWDNGQPVLATDVDFTLKLMQCPGLPNEGARAQFSFIRKIQLDPANPRHFTIVCRGQATELATASGDYPILPEAVLDPTHALRGISLAALQDWPESRAPAPAVAALVQRYQQADLARHPERLPGCGAYKLAVWETGWHLLLQRKAHWWADALRPASPVLQARPQQLDFVIIPDDAVATLALRRHELEVYSPVPARFFQRLQTSAAAQRELFFYSSPSYDIVTAGFNTRRAPLRDKCTRQAISRLFDPVALLKATQLGQGSTTIGLLPPTSPYYNDSLPPLTYAPARAVALLQQAGWRRQPDGTWRHPSLASPLTLRLRYRTDETTFATAALQLQAAAAQLGIPIVLVPTETSVLVSALRSGDFDMYIRLVRGSPFGFNFMPVLHSNAIGNGNFTGFGTPATDRLLEGIAVEGNERRKRLMLRKLQAVVREEMPLVPLFFLPIRLVASRRLQPVATSGLKPGYMPATLAWATADSLRAPAH; this is encoded by the coding sequence ATGGCGCTTCCCAATCAAAACGCCATCGATGTAGCCAATCTGTTGCATGTAAGCCTGCTGCAAGTAGATTATAAAAGCAATAGATACGCGCCAGCCCTGGCCCAGTCGCTGCCGCAGGTAACGCTTATGGGGGATTCGCTTACCTCCCTGGATTATCATTTGCGGCCCGCCGCTGCCTGGGACAACGGGCAGCCCGTATTAGCTACCGATGTTGACTTTACGCTTAAATTAATGCAATGCCCGGGGCTGCCCAACGAGGGTGCTCGCGCACAATTCAGCTTTATTCGGAAAATTCAGCTTGACCCGGCCAACCCCCGCCATTTCACGATAGTGTGTCGTGGCCAGGCCACCGAGCTGGCAACCGCTTCCGGCGACTACCCAATCTTGCCCGAAGCGGTGCTCGACCCGACGCATGCGTTGCGGGGCATTTCGCTGGCCGCGCTGCAAGACTGGCCCGAGTCGCGCGCCCCGGCCCCGGCGGTGGCCGCCCTGGTACAACGGTATCAGCAAGCCGACCTGGCTCGCCACCCCGAGCGGCTGCCAGGCTGCGGAGCGTATAAGCTCGCCGTGTGGGAAACCGGGTGGCACCTGTTGCTGCAACGCAAGGCCCACTGGTGGGCCGATGCGCTACGCCCGGCCTCGCCGGTACTGCAGGCTCGCCCCCAACAGTTGGATTTCGTTATTATTCCCGATGATGCCGTCGCTACGCTGGCGCTGCGCCGCCACGAGCTGGAAGTATATTCGCCGGTACCAGCCCGCTTTTTTCAGCGCTTACAGACTTCCGCAGCGGCCCAGCGTGAATTATTTTTTTACAGCAGCCCATCCTACGATATCGTAACGGCTGGATTTAACACGCGGCGCGCTCCCTTACGCGATAAGTGTACCCGCCAGGCAATCAGCCGGTTATTTGACCCTGTTGCGCTGCTTAAGGCAACCCAGCTGGGGCAAGGCAGTACTACAATAGGCCTGCTACCGCCCACCAGCCCCTATTATAACGACAGCCTGCCGCCTCTCACGTATGCACCCGCCCGGGCAGTAGCGCTGCTGCAGCAGGCGGGCTGGCGGCGGCAGCCCGATGGCACCTGGCGACACCCTTCTTTGGCCAGTCCGCTTACACTACGGCTTCGCTATCGCACCGATGAAACGACGTTTGCGACGGCCGCCCTACAGCTTCAGGCGGCGGCCGCGCAGCTCGGCATTCCGATTGTGCTGGTTCCTACCGAAACCTCGGTGCTGGTGAGCGCGTTGCGCAGCGGCGATTTTGACATGTATATCCGTCTGGTAAGGGGCAGTCCATTTGGCTTCAACTTTATGCCCGTGCTGCACTCCAACGCTATTGGCAACGGCAACTTTACCGGCTTCGGCACTCCCGCCACCGACCGGCTGCTCGAGGGGATTGCGGTCGAAGGAAATGAGCGCCGCAAACGCCTGATGCTCCGCAAACTGCAAGCCGTCGTTCGGGAAGAGATGCCGCTGGTACCGTTATTTTTTCTGCCTATCCGCCTGGTTGCCAGCCGTCGCCTGCAGCCAGTAGCTACCTCGGGGCTTAAGCCGGGCTATATGCCTGCTACCCTGGCCTGGGCTACCGCCGACAGCCTGCGGGCTCCCGCCCACTAA
- a CDS encoding ABC transporter permease subunit, protein MGWWLLTRLGRAALAAWGIASLVFILSRQLPTGPELATLEDAGNLSRPAAAMSAVAAPAAARQLRHRLGLDEPAFYITRSAAKPVGWHWHGAHNQYHQWVMQLLHGNLGQSYRDGQPVASLLRQALGYSLPLAAGAAALATALALALALYLARASGGKARAIIRAGLAGLQVMPLFLLALALLLLLANPDVLDLFPATGRISDTPTGSAGQLMGYWAARSALPLLSLVLAVVPSLTLPLEAALRHEARLAYATTARAKGLGAGQMLWRHALPNALLPLLTTLTDLLPALVAGTVVVEVVFSLPGSGRLLAEAAAAHDYPVVVAGVLLTAAARLLGLILADILYFTIDPRLRPTA, encoded by the coding sequence ATGGGTTGGTGGCTGCTCACCCGGCTCGGTCGCGCCGCCCTGGCTGCCTGGGGCATCGCCTCGCTGGTATTTATCCTAAGCCGCCAACTACCAACCGGCCCCGAGCTGGCGACCCTGGAAGATGCTGGTAACTTAAGCCGCCCGGCCGCAGCCATGAGCGCCGTAGCAGCCCCGGCGGCCGCCCGGCAGCTGCGCCACCGCCTCGGGCTCGACGAGCCAGCTTTTTATATTACCCGCTCGGCAGCCAAACCTGTTGGCTGGCACTGGCACGGGGCCCATAACCAATACCACCAGTGGGTAATGCAGCTGCTGCACGGCAACCTGGGCCAGTCGTACCGCGATGGGCAGCCCGTAGCCAGCCTGCTACGACAAGCGCTGGGGTATAGCCTGCCGCTGGCGGCCGGAGCGGCTGCCCTGGCCACCGCCCTGGCGCTGGCGCTGGCGCTCTATCTGGCCCGCGCTTCGGGAGGCAAGGCGCGCGCTATCATCCGGGCTGGGTTGGCCGGCTTACAGGTGATGCCGCTGTTTCTGCTGGCGCTGGCCCTGCTACTGCTGCTGGCCAACCCGGATGTGCTGGACTTGTTTCCGGCTACCGGTCGTATTTCGGATACGCCTACGGGTAGTGCCGGGCAGCTCATGGGCTACTGGGCAGCCCGCTCAGCCCTTCCGCTGCTAAGCCTGGTACTGGCCGTAGTGCCCAGCCTGACGCTGCCGCTGGAAGCCGCGCTGCGCCACGAGGCGCGGCTGGCTTACGCTACAACGGCCCGCGCCAAGGGCCTGGGCGCCGGGCAGATGTTATGGCGTCATGCCCTGCCCAATGCCCTGCTGCCACTGCTCACCACGCTCACCGACCTGCTGCCGGCTCTGGTAGCCGGCACGGTAGTAGTCGAGGTCGTATTTTCCCTGCCGGGCAGCGGCCGCCTGCTGGCAGAAGCCGCGGCCGCCCACGACTATCCGGTGGTAGTAGCAGGTGTGCTGCTTACGGCAGCAGCCCGCCTGCTCGGGTTAATACTAGCAGATATTCTATATTTTACAATCGACCCCCGCCTCCGGCCCACTGCATGA
- a CDS encoding ABC transporter permease, which produces MTPAGLLKRPGYWLALCWLGIVAATGLLSSWLRLPYLSTAPDLLHMAAPPSALHYFGTDVLGRDVLAGLVTGAQRLVKLSLPAVALATAFGAVAGGAAGFWGNTRLRLPLGALGLPAALAWWLLQLPGCVYFTVSILSISGLYELITSRRQQALQIRPLTFALPLDSLLLGIATLLGALPRLVLLIALAAGPPLTLVQLLALLVLIAWPEPARMVRAEMLRVRVQPFIEAAWASGLGPGRIWWRHALPAACQPLRTLAPLSLAGLIGLETALAFLGIGQAPNAVGWGTLLATVRQDPSAWWVALAPGVALLATLLALQKVAASK; this is translated from the coding sequence ATGACGCCCGCTGGTTTACTGAAGCGCCCTGGCTATTGGCTTGCCCTGTGCTGGCTGGGAATAGTAGCTGCTACCGGGCTGCTTAGCTCCTGGCTGCGCCTGCCCTATCTCAGCACGGCACCCGACCTGCTGCACATGGCAGCACCTCCCAGCGCGCTTCACTACTTCGGCACCGATGTGCTGGGGCGCGATGTACTTGCGGGCCTGGTAACGGGGGCCCAGCGGCTCGTCAAACTCAGCTTGCCGGCCGTGGCGCTGGCTACTGCCTTCGGCGCGGTAGCCGGGGGAGCAGCCGGTTTCTGGGGCAATACCCGCCTGCGCCTGCCGCTGGGTGCGCTTGGGCTGCCGGCGGCGCTAGCCTGGTGGCTGCTGCAACTGCCTGGCTGCGTGTATTTTACCGTTTCTATACTGTCTATCAGTGGCCTATATGAGCTTATCACATCCCGCCGGCAGCAGGCGCTGCAAATCAGGCCGCTCACCTTTGCCCTGCCGCTCGACAGTCTGCTGCTGGGAATAGCTACCTTGCTGGGAGCCTTGCCCCGGCTGGTCCTGCTGATAGCCCTGGCGGCCGGGCCGCCCCTCACGCTGGTACAGCTGCTTGCACTGCTGGTACTTATTGCCTGGCCCGAGCCCGCTCGTATGGTGCGGGCCGAAATGCTGCGCGTGCGCGTGCAGCCCTTTATCGAAGCGGCCTGGGCCAGCGGGCTGGGACCGGGCCGCATCTGGTGGCGCCACGCCCTTCCGGCAGCCTGCCAGCCCCTGCGCACCCTGGCTCCCCTGAGCCTGGCTGGCCTGATAGGGCTGGAAACCGCCTTAGCTTTTCTGGGTATTGGGCAGGCACCCAACGCAGTTGGCTGGGGTACCCTGCTGGCTACCGTGCGCCAAGACCCCAGCGCCTGGTGGGTAGCGCTGGCGCCTGGCGTTGCCCTGCTGGCCACCTTGCTGGCCCTGCAAAAGGTAGCAGCCAGCAAATAA
- a CDS encoding SDR family oxidoreductase: MKLLLTGSNGLLGQKLVALLHQEPTIELLATARGANRLAAHYPALRFRALDVTDAVQVQQVMTQERPTHVIHTAAMTQVDDCELNQQACWTQNVTAVAHLAAICAKMNIHLTHLSTDFIFNGQQSMLDESAEPGPLSHYGASKLAAEQLVQATPGLRWAIARTVLVYGTLTAGSRSNIVLWVRDSLRKGQVIKVVSDQWRTPTLAEDLAQGCWLLARQSAQGIYHLSGYELLTPFEMATQVADFYKLDKNLLEKVDASTFTQSGRRPARTGFRIDKAVRELGYRPHSFAEGLALVAHQLDCAAE; this comes from the coding sequence ATGAAGCTGCTCCTCACTGGTTCTAATGGGTTGCTCGGCCAGAAGCTCGTGGCGCTCCTTCACCAGGAGCCCACCATAGAGCTGCTGGCTACCGCTCGCGGTGCCAACCGCCTGGCGGCGCATTATCCGGCCTTGCGCTTTCGTGCGCTCGATGTAACTGATGCCGTTCAGGTACAGCAGGTTATGACTCAGGAACGTCCCACGCACGTTATTCACACCGCCGCCATGACCCAGGTCGATGACTGTGAGCTAAACCAGCAAGCCTGCTGGACGCAGAATGTGACTGCCGTGGCGCACCTGGCTGCTATATGCGCCAAGATGAATATTCACCTCACCCACCTCAGCACCGACTTTATATTCAATGGCCAGCAAAGTATGCTGGACGAGAGTGCCGAGCCTGGGCCGCTCAGTCACTACGGCGCGAGTAAGCTGGCTGCCGAGCAGCTGGTGCAGGCCACTCCAGGGTTGCGCTGGGCTATTGCGCGCACCGTGCTCGTGTACGGTACCCTCACGGCCGGTAGCCGCAGCAATATCGTGCTCTGGGTACGCGATTCTTTGCGTAAGGGCCAGGTTATTAAGGTTGTAAGTGACCAGTGGCGCACGCCTACGCTAGCCGAAGACCTCGCCCAGGGTTGCTGGCTGCTGGCCCGGCAATCGGCGCAGGGTATCTACCATTTAAGTGGCTACGAGCTGCTGACGCCGTTTGAAATGGCCACGCAAGTAGCCGATTTCTATAAGCTTGATAAGAATTTGCTGGAAAAGGTGGACGCCAGCACCTTTACGCAGTCCGGCCGGCGGCCGGCCCGTACGGGCTTCCGCATCGATAAGGCAGTGCGTGAGCTGGGCTACCGCCCTCACTCTTTTGCGGAAGGCCTAGCCCTGGTAGCCCACCAGCTGGATTGTGCAGCGGAATAA
- a CDS encoding peptidylprolyl isomerase: MKLLTVGPRAIALGLLLLALPVLAARRPRLSKKDDVVTITTSLGDIRLILFTDTPLHRANFLKKASDGFYNGTTFHRVIPNFMVQGGDPNSKDADPTNDGLGPPNEPTIPAELAAGHKHDYGAVAAARQGDFVNPQRASSSSQFYLVEKHEGTHFLDGQYTVFGQVIKGQEVIDKIAALPKDARDRPLTDLKMTMKVEKLKKKKITELYGYSY; the protein is encoded by the coding sequence ATGAAGCTACTTACTGTTGGCCCCCGAGCTATCGCGTTGGGACTCCTGCTATTGGCGCTGCCGGTGCTGGCTGCCAGGCGGCCCCGGCTCAGCAAGAAGGATGATGTGGTAACCATCACCACCAGCCTGGGCGATATTCGCCTTATCTTATTCACGGATACGCCTTTGCACCGGGCCAATTTTCTCAAAAAAGCCAGCGATGGCTTTTATAACGGCACTACCTTTCACCGCGTCATTCCTAATTTTATGGTGCAGGGCGGCGACCCCAACTCGAAAGATGCCGACCCCACCAACGATGGCCTGGGGCCGCCCAACGAGCCGACTATTCCGGCCGAGCTGGCTGCCGGCCACAAGCACGACTATGGTGCCGTAGCCGCCGCGCGCCAGGGCGACTTTGTCAACCCGCAGCGGGCCAGCAGCTCAAGTCAGTTTTACCTGGTCGAAAAGCACGAAGGCACCCATTTTCTCGATGGCCAATACACGGTATTTGGCCAGGTTATCAAAGGCCAGGAAGTAATTGATAAAATCGCGGCCCTGCCCAAAGATGCCCGCGACCGCCCGCTTACCGACCTGAAGATGACGATGAAGGTAGAAAAACTGAAGAAAAAGAAAATTACGGAGCTATACGGGTACAGCTATTAG
- the hemC gene encoding hydroxymethylbilane synthase, whose translation MSDPTIRLATRASRLALWQTEHVAALLKQAGLNTEIVPMQTTGDQVLDRSLAKIGSKGVFTEELEESLRRGDTHLAIHSAKDVQSTLPPDLELLAFLEREQVNDVVISFQEDFDISRSGILLGTSSTRRKALLRRFYPLANTAEARGNLQTRIRKLEEGQYDALVLAYAGVHRMGYDHLIRHYLPTNTFVPPVGQGSIAVESSRFLGEELKNRIRQALDHPATHRCLLAERAFLRTMEGGCSIPSFALATLTPAGDVRLHGGLISLSGEEYIDAVQTAPAAQAEGLGMAVADYVLAHGGTAILASIREHRGEQ comes from the coding sequence ATGTCTGACCCTACTATTCGCCTGGCTACCCGCGCCTCCCGCCTGGCCCTCTGGCAAACCGAGCACGTCGCTGCTTTGCTCAAGCAGGCTGGCCTGAACACCGAGATTGTGCCCATGCAAACCACCGGCGACCAGGTGCTCGACCGGTCACTGGCTAAAATCGGGTCGAAAGGCGTCTTCACCGAAGAGCTCGAAGAAAGCCTGCGGCGTGGCGATACGCACCTGGCCATCCATTCGGCCAAAGATGTGCAGAGCACCCTGCCGCCCGACCTGGAGCTGCTGGCTTTTCTGGAGCGCGAGCAGGTAAACGACGTGGTTATCAGCTTTCAGGAAGATTTTGATATCAGCCGGTCCGGCATCTTGCTGGGCACCAGCAGCACCCGCCGCAAGGCGCTGCTGCGGCGCTTCTACCCCCTGGCCAACACCGCCGAGGCGCGTGGTAATCTGCAGACGCGCATTCGCAAGCTCGAAGAAGGCCAGTACGATGCCCTGGTGCTGGCTTATGCCGGCGTGCACCGCATGGGCTACGACCACCTCATCCGGCATTACCTGCCTACTAATACGTTTGTGCCGCCCGTCGGTCAGGGCAGCATCGCAGTCGAAAGCTCCCGCTTTTTGGGCGAAGAGCTTAAAAACCGCATCCGGCAGGCGCTCGACCACCCGGCTACCCACCGCTGCCTGCTGGCCGAGCGGGCCTTTTTGCGCACCATGGAAGGCGGCTGCAGCATTCCGTCGTTTGCGCTGGCTACGCTCACGCCCGCCGGCGACGTGCGCCTGCACGGCGGCCTCATCAGCCTCAGCGGCGAGGAATATATCGACGCAGTGCAAACGGCTCCGGCCGCACAGGCCGAAGGCCTGGGCATGGCCGTGGCCGACTACGTGCTGGCCCACGGCGGCACCGCCATCCTGGCCAGCATCCGCGAGCACCGGGGCGAGCAGTAA
- a CDS encoding DUF2279 domain-containing protein, which yields MRHRPLLFLLAASLSLGQPARAQLVAPPDPAGNPGINQGRFIGVVIGTAVVYTLTSYLLGKTWYTKRVPFHSFNDNGEWLQMDKFGHATTAYAISRGEYELFRWSGVNERASALTGGLVALLYQTTIELFDGRSEGWGFSKGDMVANLSGIGLFMGQQYGFGEQKLSLRYGWRQSIYPPYRPNLLGQSIGTQMLKDYNGQQYWLSLNIASVLPVGPSFPRWLNLDLGYSGSGMTGGHANPPYVDADGKEVKFTRYRQFYLSPDVSLARLPGIKGSSAQALVSAGQFFKIPAPSLEYNHLSGLRLHPLVLPKD from the coding sequence ATGCGCCACCGTCCGCTCCTGTTTTTGCTTGCCGCCAGCCTAAGTCTCGGCCAGCCGGCGCGGGCGCAGCTTGTGGCCCCGCCCGACCCGGCCGGCAACCCGGGTATCAACCAGGGCCGCTTTATTGGCGTGGTGATAGGCACGGCCGTAGTGTACACCCTAACTTCTTACCTGCTGGGCAAAACCTGGTATACCAAGCGAGTGCCCTTTCATTCGTTCAACGACAACGGCGAATGGCTGCAAATGGACAAGTTTGGCCACGCCACCACGGCCTATGCCATCAGCCGGGGCGAGTATGAGCTGTTTCGGTGGAGTGGCGTCAATGAGCGGGCGTCGGCGCTAACCGGCGGTCTGGTGGCGCTGCTGTATCAAACTACTATTGAGCTGTTTGACGGACGCTCCGAGGGCTGGGGATTTTCAAAAGGCGATATGGTGGCCAACCTCAGCGGAATTGGCTTGTTTATGGGCCAGCAGTATGGCTTTGGCGAGCAAAAGCTGAGCCTGCGCTACGGCTGGCGGCAAAGCATTTACCCACCGTACCGGCCCAATCTGCTGGGGCAGAGCATTGGGACGCAGATGCTGAAAGATTATAACGGCCAGCAGTACTGGCTGTCGCTCAATATTGCTTCGGTGCTGCCGGTGGGCCCGTCGTTTCCGCGCTGGCTCAACCTTGACCTGGGCTACAGCGGCAGCGGCATGACCGGCGGCCACGCCAACCCGCCGTATGTCGACGCCGACGGCAAGGAAGTGAAATTTACCCGCTACCGGCAGTTTTATTTGTCGCCCGATGTAAGCCTGGCCCGTTTGCCGGGTATTAAGGGCAGCAGCGCGCAGGCGCTGGTCAGTGCCGGGCAGTTCTTTAAAATTCCGGCTCCTTCGCTCGAATACAACCACTTGAGCGGACTGCGCCTGCACCCACTAGTATTACCCAAAGACTGA
- a CDS encoding DNA polymerase III subunit, whose product MQFADIPNQAALKEVLRQSVQRGHVAHAQLFRGAEGSAALPLALAYAQYLNCEGRAADAADSCGHCPACLKISKLAHPDLNFILPTTTTKAVPKDATSGRFMAEWRTFLAESPYQGFNDWMQHIGAENKQGSISKEEAGQLLKLVSLKAFEARFKLVIIWLPELMHPAAANAVLKLLEEPPPATVFLLVSHEPERLLPTIISRVQPVVVRPFSEDDITAYLTAHYHLPEAKARQVAQLAEGNLGAAIASREHSADHNYAEFFINWMRKCYSLKMTEVIALADEFQKMGRENQKEQLSFSLGLLRKVLLYGIDPQMVPHLPTGEQQFVQGFSKFVTARNADQLSEELNTAHYHIERNANPRMVFVDASLRMGQQLRRA is encoded by the coding sequence TTGCAATTCGCCGATATTCCCAACCAAGCTGCCCTCAAGGAAGTCCTGCGCCAGTCGGTGCAGCGCGGGCACGTGGCGCACGCCCAGCTGTTTCGCGGGGCCGAGGGCTCGGCAGCGCTGCCGCTGGCGCTGGCCTACGCCCAATACCTCAACTGTGAGGGCCGCGCCGCCGATGCCGCCGACAGCTGCGGCCACTGCCCGGCCTGCCTGAAAATCAGCAAGCTGGCGCACCCCGACCTTAATTTTATCCTGCCCACCACCACGACCAAGGCAGTGCCCAAGGATGCCACCAGCGGCCGGTTCATGGCCGAGTGGCGCACCTTTCTGGCCGAAAGCCCCTATCAGGGCTTTAACGACTGGATGCAGCACATCGGAGCCGAAAACAAGCAGGGCAGCATCTCAAAAGAAGAAGCCGGGCAGCTGCTCAAGCTCGTCAGCCTCAAGGCGTTCGAGGCGCGGTTTAAGCTGGTCATCATCTGGTTGCCCGAGCTCATGCACCCGGCCGCCGCCAACGCCGTGCTCAAGCTGCTGGAGGAGCCGCCCCCCGCTACGGTGTTTCTGCTCGTCAGCCACGAGCCCGAGCGGCTGCTGCCCACCATCATCAGCCGGGTGCAGCCGGTAGTGGTGCGCCCGTTCTCGGAAGACGACATAACCGCCTATCTGACTGCGCACTATCACCTGCCCGAGGCCAAAGCCCGGCAGGTAGCGCAGCTGGCTGAAGGCAATCTGGGCGCGGCCATCGCCAGCCGCGAGCACAGCGCCGACCACAACTACGCCGAATTCTTCATCAACTGGATGCGTAAATGCTATAGCCTGAAAATGACGGAGGTAATAGCCCTGGCCGATGAGTTCCAGAAGATGGGCCGCGAAAACCAGAAGGAGCAGCTCAGCTTCTCGCTGGGGCTGTTGCGCAAAGTGCTGCTCTACGGCATCGACCCCCAGATGGTGCCGCACCTGCCCACCGGCGAGCAGCAATTCGTGCAGGGTTTCAGCAAGTTTGTGACGGCTCGCAACGCCGACCAGCTTAGCGAGGAGCTAAACACTGCGCACTACCACATCGAGCGCAATGCCAACCCGCGCATGGTGTTTGTCGATGCCTCGTTGCGGATGGGCCAGCAGCTGCGGCGCGCGTAG